Proteins found in one Methylobacterium sp. CB376 genomic segment:
- the nifK gene encoding nitrogenase molybdenum-iron protein subunit beta, translated as MPQSADRVLDHAPLFRQPEYQEMFARKREQFECPASGEAVEAQRDYARTWEYREKNLAREALVVNPAKACQPLGAVFAAAGFERTMSFVHGSQGCVAYYRSHLSRHFKEPSSAVSSSMTEDAAVFGGLNNMIDGLANTYSLYDPKMIAVSTTCMAEVIGDDLHAFIQNAKNKGSVPQDYDVPFAHTPAFVGSHVDGYDNMIKGVLEHFWKGRTRSAGEGLNLIPGFDGFCVGNNRELKRLLDLIGVSYTLIQDASDTYDTPSDGEFRMYSGGTRLEDVAAALNARATLSLQKYCTRKTLDYAAEQGQETHSFHYPLGVRGTDELLLKISELSGRPIPEAITMERGRLIDAMADSQSWLHGKKYAIFGDPDVVYGLARFVMETGGEPIHCLATNGTKAWEEEMQALLASSPFGASGQVWAGKDLWHLRSLLFTEPVDFVLGNSYAKYLERDTGTPLIRTAFPIFDRHHHHRFPVMGYQGGLRLLTTILDKIFDKLDQDTIDPAKTDYSFDLTR; from the coding sequence ATGCCCCAATCCGCCGACCGGGTGCTCGATCACGCACCCCTGTTCCGTCAGCCCGAATACCAGGAGATGTTCGCCCGCAAGCGCGAGCAGTTCGAGTGCCCGGCCTCCGGCGAGGCGGTCGAGGCGCAGCGCGACTACGCCAGGACCTGGGAGTACCGCGAGAAGAACCTCGCCCGCGAGGCCCTGGTGGTGAACCCGGCCAAGGCCTGCCAGCCGCTCGGCGCGGTCTTCGCGGCGGCCGGCTTCGAGCGCACGATGAGCTTCGTGCACGGCTCGCAGGGTTGCGTCGCCTATTACCGCTCCCACCTGTCGCGCCACTTCAAGGAGCCGTCCTCGGCGGTCTCCTCCTCGATGACCGAGGACGCGGCGGTGTTCGGCGGCCTCAACAACATGATCGACGGCCTCGCCAACACCTACTCGCTCTACGACCCGAAGATGATCGCGGTCTCGACCACCTGCATGGCCGAGGTGATCGGCGACGACCTGCACGCCTTCATCCAGAACGCCAAGAACAAGGGGTCGGTGCCGCAGGATTACGACGTTCCCTTCGCCCATACCCCGGCCTTCGTGGGCAGCCACGTCGACGGCTACGACAACATGATCAAGGGCGTGCTGGAGCATTTCTGGAAGGGCAGGACCCGCAGCGCCGGCGAGGGACTCAACCTGATCCCGGGCTTCGACGGGTTCTGCGTCGGCAACAACCGCGAGCTGAAGCGCCTGCTCGACCTGATCGGGGTCTCCTACACGCTGATCCAGGACGCCTCCGACACCTACGACACGCCCTCGGACGGCGAGTTCCGGATGTATTCGGGCGGCACCCGGCTCGAGGACGTCGCCGCCGCGCTGAACGCCAGGGCGACCCTCTCGCTGCAGAAGTACTGCACGCGCAAGACCCTCGACTACGCGGCGGAGCAGGGCCAGGAGACCCACAGCTTCCACTACCCGCTCGGGGTGCGCGGCACCGACGAGCTCCTGCTCAAGATCTCGGAACTGAGCGGCCGGCCGATCCCCGAGGCGATCACGATGGAGCGCGGCCGGCTCATCGACGCCATGGCGGACAGCCAGTCCTGGCTGCACGGCAAGAAGTACGCGATCTTCGGCGACCCGGACGTGGTCTACGGCCTCGCGCGCTTCGTCATGGAGACCGGCGGCGAGCCGATCCACTGCCTCGCCACCAACGGCACCAAGGCCTGGGAGGAGGAGATGCAGGCGCTCCTCGCCTCCTCGCCCTTCGGCGCCAGCGGCCAGGTCTGGGCCGGCAAGGACCTCTGGCACCTGCGCTCGCTGCTCTTCACCGAGCCGGTCGATTTCGTGCTGGGCAATTCCTACGCCAAGTACCTGGAGCGCGACACCGGCACGCCGCTGATCCGCACCGCCTTCCCGATCTTCGACCGGCACCACCACCACCGCTTCCCGGTGATGGGCTACCAGGGCGGCCTGCGCCTGCTGACGACGATCCTCGACAAGATCTTCGACAAGCTCGATCAGGACACCATCGACCCGGCCAAGACCGACTACTCGTTCGACCTCACCCGCTGA